From Chryseobacterium joostei, the proteins below share one genomic window:
- a CDS encoding CvfB family protein, with amino-acid sequence MQLGKTQNLEILDKNNSGWILTDESGEKAFLPKIFTREDQEIGEYVEVFVYQDDDKLKATTEIPLAEVGEFAVMSCVQSLPSGAFMDWGIIKDLFIPYKQQKTKIIEGKRYLVYIYVDEDMQLITGTTKFKRNPQYQDLPFKKGDKVDLIMMNESELGWNVVINKQYIGLIYASDVFKKLYPLSEEKGYIKVIREDGKIDVSLQSDGFENIDEFKQKILDKLEENYGLLYVSDKSSPEEIKDELQMSKKNFKKAIGGLYKDKIIDITEDKIKLL; translated from the coding sequence ATGCAACTCGGAAAAACTCAGAATTTAGAAATTTTAGATAAAAATAATTCAGGATGGATCTTAACGGACGAATCCGGTGAAAAGGCTTTTCTTCCTAAAATTTTCACTCGTGAAGATCAGGAAATAGGAGAGTATGTTGAGGTTTTTGTTTATCAGGATGATGATAAATTGAAAGCTACCACTGAGATTCCATTGGCAGAAGTAGGTGAATTTGCAGTGATGAGCTGTGTGCAGAGTCTTCCTAGTGGAGCATTTATGGACTGGGGAATCATTAAGGATCTTTTTATTCCTTACAAACAGCAGAAAACTAAGATCATTGAGGGAAAAAGATACTTGGTCTATATTTATGTAGACGAAGATATGCAACTGATCACAGGAACTACAAAATTCAAAAGAAATCCACAATATCAGGATCTTCCATTCAAAAAGGGAGATAAAGTAGATCTTATCATGATGAATGAAAGTGAACTGGGCTGGAATGTGGTAATCAATAAACAATATATAGGTTTAATTTATGCATCGGATGTTTTCAAAAAACTATATCCTTTGTCTGAAGAGAAAGGTTATATCAAGGTTATTCGTGAAGATGGTAAAATTGATGTTTCCCTACAATCTGATGGTTTTGAAAACATTGATGAATTCAAACAAAAGATTTTGGATAAACTGGAAGAAAACTATGGGCTTCTATATGTTTCGGATAAATCTTCCCCTGAGGAGATCAAGGATGAACTTCAGATGAGTAAAAAGAATTTTAAGAAAGCAATCGGAGGACTTTATAAAGATAAGATCATCGATATTACAGAAGACAAAATCAAATTATTATAA
- the lpdA gene encoding dihydrolipoyl dehydrogenase, producing the protein MSQFDVTVIGSGPGGYVAAIRAAQLGFKTAIIEKYSTLGGTCLNVGCIPSKALLDSSEHFENAKHNFASHGIIINEPKADIARIIERKNEVVDQTTKGINFLMDKNKITVFEGLGSFESATQIKITKNDGSSETIESKYTIIATGSKPSSLPFISLDKERVITSTEALNLKEIPKHLVVIGGGVIGLELGSVYLRLGAQVTVVEFMDKIIPGMDGALSKELTKVLKKQGMKFMLSTAVSAVERNGDTVKITAKDKKGEEVVVEGDYCLVSVGRKPYTDGLGLEKAGVELDERGRVKTNDHLQTNVANIYAIGDVIKGAMLAHKAEEEGVLVAEILAGQKPHINYNLIPGVVYTWPEVAGVGKTEEQLKEEGVAYKVGSFPMRALGRSRASGDTDGLVKIIADEKTDEILGMHIIGARAADLIAEGVIAMEFRASAEDIARSSHAHPTYAEAIKEAALDATAKRSIHM; encoded by the coding sequence ATGAGTCAATTCGATGTTACCGTAATAGGTTCTGGTCCTGGTGGTTATGTAGCTGCGATCCGTGCAGCACAGTTAGGTTTCAAAACAGCAATTATTGAAAAATATTCAACTTTAGGCGGAACTTGTCTTAACGTTGGATGTATTCCGTCAAAAGCGCTTCTTGATAGCTCTGAGCATTTCGAGAATGCAAAACATAATTTTGCAAGCCACGGAATTATTATCAATGAGCCAAAAGCAGATATTGCAAGAATCATTGAGCGTAAAAACGAAGTGGTAGACCAAACAACTAAGGGAATCAACTTTTTGATGGACAAAAACAAAATCACTGTTTTTGAAGGATTAGGAAGTTTTGAATCTGCTACTCAAATTAAAATCACTAAAAACGACGGTTCTTCTGAAACGATCGAATCTAAATATACAATCATTGCAACAGGTTCTAAGCCGTCTTCACTTCCTTTTATCTCTCTAGATAAAGAAAGAGTGATCACTTCTACTGAAGCATTAAACCTTAAAGAAATTCCTAAGCACCTTGTAGTAATCGGAGGTGGAGTTATTGGTCTTGAATTAGGTTCTGTATACTTAAGATTAGGTGCTCAGGTAACAGTAGTTGAATTCATGGATAAAATTATCCCTGGAATGGATGGCGCTTTAAGTAAGGAATTAACTAAGGTTCTTAAAAAGCAAGGTATGAAGTTTATGCTTTCTACTGCGGTTTCTGCAGTGGAAAGAAACGGAGATACTGTAAAGATCACTGCTAAAGATAAAAAAGGAGAAGAAGTAGTTGTAGAAGGAGATTACTGTTTAGTTTCTGTGGGAAGAAAACCTTATACAGATGGTCTTGGTCTTGAAAAGGCCGGTGTAGAGCTAGACGAAAGAGGAAGAGTAAAAACAAACGATCACCTGCAGACTAATGTTGCAAACATTTACGCAATTGGAGACGTTATCAAAGGAGCTATGCTTGCTCACAAAGCAGAGGAAGAAGGAGTTCTTGTTGCTGAAATATTAGCAGGTCAAAAACCTCACATCAACTATAATCTGATCCCAGGTGTTGTATATACTTGGCCGGAAGTTGCAGGAGTAGGTAAAACCGAAGAGCAATTGAAAGAGGAAGGAGTAGCTTACAAAGTAGGTTCTTTCCCAATGAGAGCATTAGGAAGAAGCCGTGCAAGTGGTGATACTGATGGTCTTGTGAAGATTATTGCAGACGAAAAAACTGATGAGATCTTAGGAATGCACATCATTGGAGCAAGAGCTGCTGACCTTATTGCTGAAGGAGTAATTGCTATGGAATTCCGTGCAAGTGCTGAAGATATTGCAAGAAGTTCTCACGCTCACCCAACCTATGCAGAAGCTATTAAAGAAGCTGCATTGGATGCTACTGCAAAAAGATCAATTCATATGTAA
- a CDS encoding type 1 glutamine amidotransferase domain-containing protein, whose amino-acid sequence MKKKALIVVTSVEKYPNMERATGLWLGEAVHFYEKLDEKGYEIDFVSPKGGYTPLDPISLQMSVQPVDWKYYADTIFREKMANTLKPEEINPKDYEVIYYAGGHGVVWDFPDNNALQEIARSIYEDGGIVSSVCHGAVGLFNIKLSNGERLINGKTVTGFSNSEEIAAELADHMPYLTEDVLKSKGAHYVKADQDFTPFAVSDGRLVTGQNPQSGSAVADKVLEILEK is encoded by the coding sequence ATGAAAAAGAAAGCATTAATTGTAGTAACAAGTGTGGAAAAATATCCTAATATGGAAAGAGCAACAGGCCTTTGGCTGGGTGAAGCAGTTCATTTTTATGAAAAGTTAGATGAGAAAGGCTATGAGATTGATTTTGTAAGTCCAAAAGGAGGCTATACTCCACTAGATCCTATTTCTCTTCAAATGTCTGTACAACCTGTAGACTGGAAATATTATGCTGATACTATTTTCAGAGAAAAAATGGCGAATACTTTAAAACCAGAAGAGATCAATCCTAAAGATTATGAGGTTATTTATTACGCAGGAGGTCATGGTGTTGTATGGGATTTTCCTGATAATAATGCATTACAGGAAATTGCCCGTAGTATTTATGAAGATGGGGGCATTGTATCGTCAGTATGCCACGGAGCTGTAGGACTTTTTAATATAAAGCTGTCCAATGGAGAACGTCTGATTAATGGAAAAACAGTTACCGGGTTTTCAAACTCAGAGGAAATTGCTGCAGAATTGGCTGATCACATGCCTTACCTAACAGAAGACGTACTGAAAAGTAAAGGAGCACATTATGTAAAAGCAGATCAGGATTTTACTCCTTTTGCTGTTTCTGATGGAAGACTTGTTACAGGACAAAATCCTCAATCGGGAAGTGCTGTAGCAGACAAAGTATTGGAAATTTTAGAAAAATAA
- a CDS encoding glycosyltransferase — MKKISVIFILPDLETGGAERIVTTIANHLSRDRFEPKILLLRKQGGYLNFLKKDVEIIDINTERIRHSLKPILGEIYRRKPDIVFSGFGEVNAYLSLFIKLFPRTKFIARETNVVTQHVTRKEIKFFYNFYNNYQKIIAQSDDMMKDLVDNFKIKKKKIVKINNPVDFDFIDEKLAISSKPECFKYNYKHVVAIGNLSSRKGFDNLLKVFSRLKSENIQLHILGDGKDKDVLLQMKEFLGLKNVIFHGRQENPYQFLKYADLFILSSRYEGFPNVLLEAGACGTYSLANNCPGGINEIIQHNINGEVGNIENYEDFAQKIISAMQQNYNRDAIKNSIKSRFSKNIIMSKYEKVLLDLVK, encoded by the coding sequence ATGAAAAAAATATCTGTCATATTTATTCTGCCGGATTTAGAAACCGGAGGTGCAGAAAGAATTGTTACCACCATTGCAAATCATCTCTCCAGGGATCGTTTTGAACCCAAGATTTTGCTTTTACGGAAACAAGGCGGATATCTTAATTTTCTGAAAAAAGATGTTGAAATCATAGACATTAATACAGAACGAATCAGACATTCATTAAAGCCTATTTTAGGTGAAATTTATAGAAGAAAACCTGATATTGTATTTTCCGGTTTTGGTGAAGTGAATGCTTATTTATCATTATTTATAAAGCTTTTCCCAAGAACAAAGTTTATTGCCAGAGAAACAAATGTGGTGACGCAGCATGTTACCAGAAAGGAAATCAAATTTTTCTATAATTTTTATAATAACTATCAGAAAATCATTGCTCAAAGTGATGATATGATGAAAGATCTGGTAGATAATTTTAAGATTAAAAAGAAAAAGATTGTCAAGATCAATAACCCTGTGGATTTTGATTTTATTGATGAAAAACTGGCAATTTCTTCTAAACCCGAATGCTTCAAATACAATTATAAACACGTAGTAGCTATTGGGAATTTATCTTCCAGAAAAGGTTTCGACAACCTGTTGAAAGTTTTTTCAAGGCTTAAAAGTGAAAATATCCAGCTTCACATCTTAGGAGATGGAAAAGATAAGGATGTATTGCTCCAGATGAAGGAATTTCTGGGACTTAAGAACGTTATTTTTCATGGCCGCCAGGAGAATCCTTATCAATTTTTAAAATATGCAGACTTATTTATCCTTTCTTCAAGATATGAGGGTTTTCCTAATGTACTTTTGGAAGCAGGTGCCTGTGGAACGTATTCCTTGGCCAATAACTGCCCCGGAGGAATCAATGAGATTATTCAGCATAATATTAACGGGGAAGTTGGTAATATTGAAAATTATGAGGATTTTGCACAGAAAATAATATCCGCGATGCAGCAAAATTATAATCGTGATGCTATAAAGAATTCCATTAAGTCCAGATTTTCAAAAAATATTATCATGAGTAAATACGAAAAGGTTTTGCTGGATTTGGTGAAATAG
- the recQ gene encoding DNA helicase RecQ — MSAKKANLSGELKKYFGFSTFKGQQEQIIENLLNGKDIFVLMPTGGGKSLCYQLPALISEGTAIVVSPLIALMKNQVDAVNGLSSENGVAHVLNSSLNKTQTKQVFDDIKSGKTKLLYVAPESLIKDDYLDFLKEVKISFFAIDEAHCISEWGHDFRPEYRNLKQIIDKIANVPVIALTATATPKVQDDIQKTLGMTNALVFKESFNRPNLYYEVCPKINIDREIVKFINQHKGKSGIVYCLSRRKVEEFAQLLQVNGINALPYHAGLDQKVRVANQDKFLMEEVDVIVATIAFGMGIDKPDVRFVIHYDFPKSLESYYQETGRAGRDGGEGHCLAFYDPKDIEKLEKFLAQKPVSEREIGLQLLNEVVGYAETSMSRRQYILYYFGEIFDPVNGDGAKMCDNSFNPPKLKDATADLKKVLELINDTGEKFKSKDLISVIVGKETAVTKSYKLEQNPHFSFGKDEKENYWKTILRQATVQNYLQKDIETYGVLKISEKGREVLSGKSKDTFLITEDREFDLTQAKADSDQVQQQAAGGLDQNLFNLLKELRKKVAKKYGIPPYTVFMDPSLEDMTVQYPITVDEITKIYGVGEGKAKKYGKEFADYIKTYVEDNNIERTQDMVLKQVANKSSHKVFIIQSTDKKIDLEDIARAKNLSMDELLKEMERIVYQGTKLNIDYYIEDNFDEDIVDGFMEFMNESESDSMKVLLDEFGDELSDEEVRMLRIKFISDVAN, encoded by the coding sequence ATGAGCGCAAAAAAAGCCAATTTATCGGGCGAATTGAAAAAGTATTTTGGGTTTTCTACATTTAAGGGACAACAGGAACAAATCATAGAAAACCTATTGAATGGGAAGGATATATTTGTTTTGATGCCTACAGGTGGTGGTAAATCATTATGTTATCAGCTTCCGGCACTTATTTCGGAAGGTACGGCAATAGTTGTATCACCTTTAATCGCGTTAATGAAAAATCAGGTAGATGCCGTAAACGGGCTTTCATCTGAGAATGGGGTAGCGCATGTATTAAATTCATCATTAAACAAGACACAGACAAAACAAGTTTTTGACGACATAAAAAGCGGAAAAACCAAACTTTTGTATGTAGCTCCTGAATCATTGATTAAGGATGATTATCTGGACTTTTTGAAAGAAGTTAAGATTTCTTTCTTTGCTATTGATGAAGCACACTGTATTTCAGAGTGGGGACATGATTTCAGACCTGAATACAGGAACTTGAAACAGATTATTGATAAGATTGCCAATGTACCGGTGATCGCCTTAACGGCAACAGCAACGCCAAAGGTTCAGGATGATATCCAAAAGACGTTGGGTATGACGAATGCCTTGGTCTTTAAAGAGAGTTTTAACCGTCCTAATCTATATTATGAGGTATGCCCTAAAATAAATATAGATAGGGAGATTGTTAAATTTATCAATCAGCATAAAGGGAAATCTGGAATCGTATATTGCCTGAGCAGAAGAAAAGTGGAAGAATTTGCCCAGCTTTTGCAGGTAAACGGAATCAATGCTCTTCCTTATCACGCTGGTCTTGATCAAAAGGTAAGGGTTGCCAATCAGGATAAATTCCTGATGGAGGAAGTGGATGTTATTGTTGCAACCATTGCATTTGGGATGGGAATTGACAAGCCGGATGTTCGTTTCGTGATTCATTATGATTTCCCGAAATCTCTGGAAAGTTATTATCAGGAAACCGGAAGAGCGGGAAGAGACGGTGGTGAAGGTCATTGTTTGGCATTCTACGATCCCAAGGATATTGAAAAACTTGAGAAATTCCTGGCACAAAAACCTGTTTCTGAAAGAGAAATCGGATTGCAGCTTTTGAACGAAGTAGTAGGTTATGCCGAAACTTCAATGAGTAGAAGACAATATATCCTGTATTATTTTGGAGAAATCTTTGACCCTGTGAATGGAGACGGAGCGAAGATGTGTGATAACTCATTCAATCCTCCAAAATTAAAGGATGCTACTGCAGATCTAAAAAAAGTGCTTGAACTGATTAATGATACCGGAGAAAAATTCAAGTCAAAAGATTTGATTTCTGTTATCGTTGGAAAGGAAACAGCTGTTACAAAATCTTATAAACTGGAGCAGAATCCTCATTTTAGCTTCGGAAAAGATGAAAAGGAGAACTATTGGAAAACAATTCTGAGACAGGCTACCGTTCAGAATTATCTGCAAAAAGATATTGAAACATACGGTGTTCTAAAGATTTCAGAAAAAGGGCGAGAGGTTTTAAGTGGTAAATCCAAGGATACTTTCTTAATTACAGAAGATAGAGAGTTTGATCTTACACAAGCTAAGGCAGACAGTGATCAGGTACAACAGCAGGCTGCCGGAGGCTTAGATCAAAACCTGTTCAATCTACTAAAAGAATTAAGGAAAAAAGTAGCTAAAAAGTATGGTATTCCACCTTATACAGTCTTTATGGATCCAAGTTTGGAAGATATGACTGTACAGTATCCTATTACTGTAGATGAAATCACTAAGATTTATGGTGTAGGAGAGGGAAAAGCCAAAAAATATGGTAAGGAATTCGCTGACTATATCAAAACCTATGTTGAAGATAACAATATAGAGCGTACACAGGATATGGTTTTGAAACAGGTTGCCAATAAATCCAGCCACAAGGTTTTTATTATTCAGAGTACCGATAAGAAAATTGACCTTGAAGATATAGCAAGAGCCAAGAATCTTTCTATGGACGAACTGTTGAAAGAAATGGAACGAATTGTCTACCAGGGAACAAAACTGAATATTGATTATTATATCGAAGATAACTTTGATGAAGATATTGTTGATGGTTTTATGGAATTTATGAACGAATCAGAGAGTGATAGTATGAAAGTATTGCTTGATGAATTCGGAGATGAATTATCTGATGAGGAAGTGAGAATGCTGAGAATCAAATTTATCAGCGACGTTGCAAATTAA
- the tatC gene encoding twin-arginine translocase subunit TatC, which yields MDNKKDMSFLGHIGELRGHLVRSIIAIIIAAFAVGFNINWIMDHVFFGPTRNDFPTFKVVNHFSRMILGEDSIHLPKDFPVRVQRLYQQFNVMMSVSIFGGLVAAFPYIVWELWRFIGPALHPRERKNSIYIINAVWMLFMTGVLCGYFLILPFAVNFGVIFKISDIIVPLYDLSDYTTLFLQVVLGMGVIFLFPILIYFLTTIGILTPTFMKTYRRHAIVLIMVVAAIITPADVLSMLMAAFPLLILYEFSIMMCTVTYKKLQKSNGNLPVVQK from the coding sequence ATGGACAATAAAAAAGACATGTCCTTTCTTGGGCACATTGGAGAATTAAGAGGACATTTGGTCCGTTCAATTATTGCTATCATCATTGCAGCCTTTGCGGTTGGTTTCAATATTAATTGGATTATGGACCACGTCTTTTTTGGACCTACCAGAAATGATTTTCCTACATTCAAGGTTGTTAATCATTTTTCAAGAATGATCTTAGGAGAAGACAGTATTCATCTTCCAAAGGACTTTCCTGTGCGTGTACAGAGGTTGTATCAGCAGTTTAATGTAATGATGTCCGTTTCCATTTTTGGTGGACTAGTAGCTGCGTTTCCTTATATTGTGTGGGAATTGTGGCGTTTTATTGGTCCAGCTTTGCATCCAAGAGAAAGAAAGAATTCCATTTATATTATTAATGCAGTATGGATGCTTTTCATGACAGGAGTTCTATGTGGTTACTTTTTAATCCTGCCTTTTGCAGTTAATTTTGGAGTGATTTTTAAGATTTCAGACATTATTGTTCCGCTTTATGACCTGAGTGATTACACTACGCTATTTTTGCAGGTTGTATTAGGAATGGGTGTGATCTTTCTTTTCCCTATTTTGATCTATTTCCTTACCACTATTGGGATTCTGACTCCAACATTTATGAAGACCTATCGTCGTCATGCCATTGTATTAATTATGGTGGTTGCTGCAATTATTACGCCTGCAGACGTTCTGAGTATGTTAATGGCTGCATTCCCATTGCTTATTTTATATGAGTTCAGTATCATGATGTGTACGGTTACGTATAAAAAGCTACAAAAGAGCAATGGAAATCTTCCTGTTGTACAGAAGTAA
- a CDS encoding Crp/Fnr family transcriptional regulator, with translation MSHFLHAHIREIIDLTDDEFEILQGFFTKKRFRKRQFLIQEHQPVHEIFLIEKGILKSSIIDDTGKEHILQFAAPNWWISDFAGFFKQETSSLAVECIEDSEVYAVSYEDLNILCSKMPTMERFFRIKSNFGYVALQQRILSLMSKSAKERYEDFIQQYPGFIDHIPKQLIASYLGVSRETLSRLYS, from the coding sequence ATGAGCCATTTTCTACACGCACATATCCGGGAAATCATTGACCTTACAGATGATGAATTTGAGATTTTACAAGGTTTTTTTACAAAAAAAAGATTCCGGAAAAGACAATTTCTGATACAGGAACATCAACCTGTACATGAAATTTTTCTGATAGAGAAAGGTATTCTTAAAAGCAGTATTATAGATGACACAGGAAAAGAGCATATTCTTCAGTTCGCGGCACCCAACTGGTGGATTTCAGACTTTGCCGGATTTTTTAAGCAGGAAACCTCATCACTGGCTGTGGAATGTATTGAAGATTCTGAAGTGTATGCTGTATCTTATGAAGATTTGAATATCCTTTGTTCAAAAATGCCAACCATGGAACGCTTTTTCAGAATAAAGTCCAATTTCGGGTATGTAGCCCTACAGCAGAGAATTCTTTCGTTAATGAGTAAATCTGCCAAAGAACGTTATGAAGATTTTATACAACAATATCCAGGTTTTATAGACCATATCCCCAAACAGCTTATTGCAAGCTATCTGGGAGTTTCCAGAGAAACATTAAGCCGACTATATTCTTAA
- a CDS encoding KpsF/GutQ family sugar-phosphate isomerase — protein sequence MDRTNIISIAKTTLEIEISELEKLKNRIDDQFAQAVEIIHSAKGKLIVVGIGKSAHVGNKIVATLNSTGTPSQFLHASEAIHGDLGVIQKQDVVLCISNSGNSPEIANLVPYLKDYSSALIGMTGNKKSKLAEFSEIILDTHVDVEACPNKLAPTSSTTIQMALGDALAVALMELNDFKANDFAKFHPGGSLGKNLTSKVEQFLSSQKPQVSEDATIRDVIISISASSHGITVVTNGDQIVGVITDGDLRRMLMKGEDISKVFAKDIMSAHPRTIEKDARAKEAMKTLKENNIGQLVVTENGKYFGIIDLHKLLDEGIN from the coding sequence ATGGATAGAACCAACATAATATCAATAGCTAAAACTACTTTAGAAATAGAAATTTCAGAACTTGAAAAATTAAAAAACAGAATTGATGATCAATTTGCCCAGGCAGTAGAAATTATTCATTCTGCAAAGGGAAAACTGATTGTAGTAGGTATTGGAAAATCGGCTCATGTAGGCAATAAAATCGTTGCTACACTGAACTCTACAGGAACTCCGTCACAATTCCTGCATGCTTCGGAGGCTATTCATGGTGACCTTGGAGTAATTCAAAAGCAGGATGTAGTGCTATGCATCTCCAATTCCGGAAATTCTCCTGAAATTGCCAATCTTGTTCCTTATCTGAAAGATTATTCTTCTGCATTGATAGGAATGACCGGTAATAAAAAAAGTAAATTGGCAGAATTCTCTGAAATTATCCTTGATACCCACGTGGATGTTGAAGCTTGTCCTAATAAACTGGCACCTACAAGCTCAACAACGATCCAAATGGCGTTAGGAGATGCGCTTGCTGTAGCTTTAATGGAACTTAATGATTTCAAGGCGAATGATTTTGCTAAGTTTCACCCTGGAGGAAGTTTAGGAAAAAACCTGACTTCTAAGGTTGAACAATTCCTGTCCTCACAAAAACCTCAGGTTTCTGAAGATGCTACTATAAGAGATGTCATTATTTCCATCAGTGCTTCAAGCCACGGGATTACTGTGGTTACCAACGGTGATCAGATTGTAGGAGTAATTACAGATGGTGACTTGAGAAGAATGTTAATGAAAGGAGAAGATATCAGTAAGGTATTTGCTAAGGACATCATGTCTGCTCATCCAAGAACCATTGAAAAGGATGCCAGAGCCAAAGAAGCCATGAAAACTTTGAAGGAAAATAATATTGGCCAGCTTGTAGTGACTGAAAACGGAAAGTATTTCGGGATCATTGATCTGCATAAGTTACTGGATGAAGGAATAAATTAA
- a CDS encoding DUF4476 domain-containing protein, with the protein MKKIFISSMLLIGISSFAQEAGKVGELLRNEAPTTEMQAPKGMNARNKTFERNSDRPNNKIKSPNYQWNKNYGYAEVFLRIPEQGFFTVEVGDQMIANGSGKYRFFDLQSGRVPISIYENGFLIYRTTLMLRNNGRMVLDFFTNEGLYLLDSYPVQGQYGFNDWNDLWNNPYGNNSGNWNNAGNVMDNATFRQFFEMLKRNESFDDGKVTMINQQMRNTMFTAIQVRDLVKSLSFDKNKLALAKSMYHNCADKNKYFVVYDAFDFENSKRELMDYISRL; encoded by the coding sequence ATGAAGAAAATTTTTATAAGTTCAATGCTTTTGATAGGCATCAGTTCATTTGCCCAGGAAGCAGGAAAAGTTGGGGAACTGCTAAGAAATGAAGCGCCTACCACAGAAATGCAGGCTCCAAAAGGTATGAATGCAAGAAATAAAACTTTTGAACGCAATTCAGACCGTCCCAATAATAAGATAAAAAGCCCCAATTATCAATGGAATAAAAACTATGGATATGCAGAGGTTTTTCTGCGAATTCCTGAACAAGGCTTTTTTACCGTTGAGGTGGGAGACCAGATGATAGCAAATGGCTCAGGAAAATATCGCTTCTTTGATTTACAATCAGGGAGAGTACCTATCTCTATTTATGAAAATGGGTTTTTAATATACAGAACTACTTTAATGCTTCGCAATAATGGTAGAATGGTTCTGGACTTTTTCACAAATGAGGGGTTGTATCTTTTAGATTCATATCCTGTTCAGGGGCAATACGGATTTAATGATTGGAATGATTTATGGAATAATCCTTACGGTAATAACTCCGGAAATTGGAATAATGCAGGAAATGTTATGGATAATGCAACTTTCCGTCAGTTTTTTGAAATGTTGAAAAGAAATGAGAGCTTTGATGATGGTAAAGTTACAATGATTAATCAACAGATGCGAAACACCATGTTTACAGCTATACAGGTAAGAGACTTGGTAAAGTCGCTCAGTTTTGATAAGAATAAACTGGCTTTAGCGAAATCTATGTATCATAATTGTGCTGATAAGAACAAATATTTTGTAGTGTATGATGCATTTGATTTTGAAAACAGCAAAAGGGAACTGATGGATTATATTTCCAGATTATAG